The DNA segment TGTGAATCTGAGCCATAACCCATTACAAAGTTTGCAATGTGAATCTGAACCATAACCCATCAGAAAGTTTGCAATGTGAATCTGAACCATAACCTATCAGAAAGTTTGTAATGTGAATCTGAACCATAACCCATCAGAAAGTTTGCAATGTGAATCTGAACCATAACCCATCAGAAAGTTTGTAATGTGAATCTGAACCATAACCCATCAGAAAGTTTGCAATGTGAATCTGAACCATAACCCATCAGAAAGTTTGCAATGTGAATCTGAAACATAACCCATCAGAAAGTTTGCAATGTGAATCTGAACCATAACCCATTACAAAGTTTGCAATGTGAATCTGAACCATAACCCATCAGAAAGTTTGCAATGTGAATCTGAACCATAACCCATTAGAAAGTTTGCAATGTGAATCTGAACCATAACCCATCAGAAAGTTTGCAATGTGAATCTGAACCATAACCCATTACAAAGTTTGCAATGTGAATCTGAACCATAACCCATCAGAAAGTTTGCAATGTGAATCTGAACCATAACCTATCAGAAAGTTTGTAATGTGAATCTGAACCATAACCCATCAGAAAGTTTGCAATGTGAATCTGAACCATAACCCATCAGAAAGTTTGTAATGTGAATCTGAACCATAACCCATCAGAAAGTTTGCAATGTGAATCTGAACCATAACCCATTACAAAGTTTGCAATGTGAATCTGAACCATAACTCATCAGAAAGTTTGCAATGTGAATCTGAACCATAACCCATTACAAAGTTTGCAATGTGAATCTGAACCATAACCCATTACAAAGTTTGCAATGTGAATCTGAACCATAACCCATCAGAAAGTTTGCAATGTGAATCTGAACCATAACCTATCAGAAAGTTTGCAATGTGAATCTGAACCATAACCTATCAGAAAGTTTGTAATGTGAATCTGAACCATAACCCATCAGAAAGTTTGCAATGTGAATCTGAACCATAACCCATCAGAAAGTTTGTAATGTGAATCTGAACCATAACCTATCAGAAAGTTTGTAATGTGAATCTGAACCATAACCCATTACAAAGTTTGTAATGTGAATCTGAACCATAACCCATTACAAAGTTTGCAATGTGAATCTGAACCATAACCCATCAGAAAGTTTGTAATGTGAATCTGAACCATAACCCATCAGAAAGTTTGCAATGTGAATCTGAACCATAACCCATTAGAAAGTTTGCAAAGAggaattcaaaaaaaaatttacattagAGAAATTATAGTTATTTAATGAGAAATTGAACCAACTACTTAGTTGAAAGTTTACAATGGGAAATTGAACAATCTCTATGATCTAAAAGTTGACCTAATAATCATTCCCTAACGGTCGACTTCTGTGTAGTTAATGCATGAAGTAGAACTAAGTGCATTTTAGTTATACTTTCACTCTTCAATAAGAGGTATTATACATTTTTgctataaataaactcatcatagataccaggattgaaatttttttgaaagtttttataaatatccataACTGGACCATGAAGTGTAAAGATAGTGTTAGCTCTTATTTTATGGCGATGAAATATtccctttttgtcgagccttcgactttagtcgaaaaagcgagactaagcgatcctacattccgtcggcggcgtcaacaaatattcactctgtggttaaagttttttaaattttaataactttcttaaactatactggatttctaccaaactttgacagaagcttgtttatgatcataagattgtatccagaagtaaattttgtaaaaataaaattccattttttccgtattttactataaatggacttagttttttctgcagggaaacaaaacattcactctgtggttaaagtttttagaattttaacaactttctccaactatcctgggtttgtaccaaacttggacagaagcttgtttatgatcataagataatatccagaagtaaattttgtaaaaataaaattccattttttctgtattttacttataaatggacttaaatttttctgcggggaaacattacattcactctgtggttaaagtttttagaatttttataactttcttaaactatcctgggtttgtaccaaacttaaacagaagcttgtttatgatcataagatagtatccagaagtaaattttgtaaataaataaatccattttttccatattgtacttttaaatggacttagtttttctacggggaaccattacattcactctgtggttaaagtttttaaaattttgatatctttcttaaactatcctgggtttgtaccaaactttgacagaagcttgtttatgatcataagattgtatccagaagtaaagtttgtaaaaagattactccgttttttctgtaatttacttttaaatggacttagattttcttacaatcataaaatagtaacaagaggaatttttattgatttttttcctcattgttgttgagcctgcgatttacagcaaaaataggcgagacactgggttccgcggaacccttacaaatttttttaattaaagaccAATTGTCTACACAGGTTTTCTACACGTTTagatttaatagatataggaagatgtggtgtgagtgccaatgagacaactctccatccaaataacaatttaaaaaaaacaaaaacattataggtcaatgtaaggtcttcaacactgagccttggctcacaccgaacaacaagctataataGTCATTTTGTGACACTTAAgtttttggtgtggttcgtgttgctatgTCTatagatttctatgttgtgttttgtgtactaatATTGAGTCTTTTTTTAAAGCcatgtcatttttcaatttgttttcgatctatgagtttgagtgtccctctggtatcttttgcccctctttaGAAGGCTCTATAAACAATTTACTACTGAAGGATATACTTACcattcaaaaatcaaaacaaacttcagaacaaatttattttcaacagtaaaataatacattttgtaaaaacaatggACGATTTTTTTACTCataatcataaaatgtaaaacactaCAATGCCTCCTGAAATTAATTATTACATAACTACTGTAGATGTCATTTGTAAAATAGCACTTAAACAAGAGAACTATTGTCTTCCATGCCttggatttcaaatatgatTCTATAAAATCAGTATCTTAACTCAGTATTCATACCTTCATAGATAACCAAGCCTATATTATAAAAATTCCCATAAAATGACTCTAAAACACCACATGGTAAAGTGTTGAGATTACCTCTCCTTTGAACAAATTAGTTAAATTCTATTTTGAAAATCCTGATCAAATAACACAATGCTTAgaattttaattgagatatcttcaattggaaaataaaataacagaaaatacCCTTGATTCTATACAAAAATGTTTCAACCATACATTTACTTGCACATGTACCCTTTGAAAGATATAACCCtaaattaactatttttaataacaaaacatatcaGCACTCGTCATATCAAGTACAACTCATGCATGTCACAAAAAGACAATACTTCTAATAACAGTTTTTTGCATATTCAAGTGTTTGAGGAATAATTCCAAGattgttacaaaaaatatatatttattctacttATTTTGATGCGAACGTCAattgattatttgaaatttgcATGTACATTGTACTTCAATATTGCACCATTGTTTTGACTAGacattttttcgttaaatacaGCTGTGGACAAGGTCAATAGAATTTTCTTATTCAATGTTGACCTTGAATTAGTCTTACCTACATCAAACTATAAATTTTACTTTGAGTATTGCTTCAAATCTATCACATAAAGGCTAGATATATGAGTGAACCAAAATGATGCtaacataaaaattataaaaaatgcatCCCTCCATTTGTTTCTCCAGAATTTAAGCAGATTTAAAACGGCAATCAACCAACATGAGGCATTTGCCACAAGCGTGACATTCCTGAGTTTATgaggaatattcaaaacatCACACCTGTTTCTTATATCTGAGTATTTTTTCATATGCCCTATATTTTAGATTCCATGTGAAAATGTTAATGAGAATAAGTCATGATAAGAACAGTACAATGATAcatattattaatattcaaatctatttttctcatttttgaattGTCTTGATATACAGTTATAAACAAACTTCACCATAAAGCAAGTAAAATCCTTGTTATCAACCTTTTACCTTTAAAATTGTGCACAATATATTTACACCTAAAAAAAGCATTCAGTAACATTGTACCATTGACCTATAGCACGTTTTCTTGACACAAACACAAAAGAGCACATTCAGTGATCTGCACCTTTTAACTATAGCACCATTTCTTTACAAGTTCGTCACAACGTTTAAATCATTACCCATGGAATTCCACATCCATAACAAGTCTGTTTAAAAGGGTCTAGGATCCAAATCAGAATTTTCCAGCTGAAATTGAAAATCTAGATTTATAGAATGGCAATATaatttatgcaaattaaaaacatCATACATCAAGGTTGTGATTCGgtgatatttttgttgttggaaaGTTGGAAATTCAGGCTCTATAAATGATTTCATTCTTTGTATATAAATGAACACTCCATTGCAATCAAACTGCAGGCGTGTGGAAATATTTGTTGGCAGCACTTGTCCAAGGGCAAGTAAAACTGTAAATTCTACTCCtccgtaattttttttacttgcccTGAAAGTCCTAATAAATATTgtcaatttgaattattttaccgTATAAAGCTTGCATAATTCTTGGCAGTCAAACATGGTTGATTATTTTTGACAACTAAATATGCTGTATTAAAGAGTTTTTCATACCTATCAAACTCAGACTGAGTGACCTTAGCCAAAGCCTTGTCCATTTCCCCagaaacagattttattttatttgtttttctcaactGACATGCTTGGGTGTTTTGCTGAAAGTTGATGGGCAGTAAATGTGTCCCTTCTATCTTTCACTTTCCcaaaaaataaagttgactTTTGATCAACATGTTTTGTACATATTATCATTGACtaaacaaaaattcaatttatttttccttttttcttccGTAGAGCCATGAGAACTCTGACTGAAATTCTCGCTTCCGTTTCTTTTTCATACTACTTGTCCTTCTCCCCCTGTGTTCTACATTTTCTATTCGACTCGTCACTCTTTTTGCATTGATTGCCCAACAGTTTTATTAAGTATTTATCCATCTTGATACAAAAGGTAAATGGCACTTCAATTAAATGATGGATAAAACATATTCAATGATCCCAGATCAATGGAGAAAGACTCAATGTTTACGAGACCGGGATTCGCATACTTACTTTTTCAATTAGGTTACAGATCTATTTCCAgtgttatttaatatttattgtctAGATCATTGATGTTTTGACTTTAATACATGTGTTTATTAACTTGTTTATCATTGGTTTCTTTCACAGAAAATTAAACTtctttataagttttaaaaacagacatatattATTGTATGAATTGAACTTgtcaagtttaagttttaacTTGTCCACAGGCAACCAAGACAAAAAAAGTTACTTTTCGGGTGATCATATGTATGAGTCGGGCAAGTTAGGCATAGCATTTCCACACCCCTGAAACTACTATTATCCTGGCCATTGCGTTGCTTTTACAATGGAtcacagttttatttttatttcatggttTCATAATTGTTTGGGGACTTATCATAAAGTGTAACAATTTGATTGTTGTTACCAAAGTTCGTATCTAGCTTTTGTATAGGGGTTCATTGTAATCATAATTTTTAGAGGACTTTTGGTAGATTGTTtgcctttttgtaatttgttaaaAGACCTGGTTCTTCTTAACTGGTTGGGAGTTCATGTTGCtaactaattatttttttatagcgTTTTATGTTGGTCaatctttagatttttttctttagtttgcCTTTTCTGCAATTATCTGATGTGGCataaagaatacattttttGGTTAACCTATATAAATTAATAGATTATATTGTATCATCTACCCATTTTTTCAAACTCCTAATAAAGTTGtcattgttttttattcattgttgaaaattttgttttggtgcACTTTTTTTAACAGGAGTCAATTAGATTCTTATATAAGCAAACTGTTGAAAATATCTCATCATGACAATCATACTTGTGTGTGTGCTTTAGATCTAATATCTACTTACCAGAGAACTTGGTTGTTTCCTCAATCCACTTAGCATGTCTTGTACAGCTTGTACCTGGTCTTTCTTCCTTTGGAGGTCATAGGGAGTTTTGCTATAGGATGGAATCTCAGTGCTCTTGCGAGATTCTACAGGCTGAGGGATGTATTTTGGAATCTCAGCCTGGCTACTTCCTGTACGCATCATGCTCTTGCGAGGTTCTACAGGCTGTGGTATATAGTATGGAATCTCAGCCTGGCTTCCTCCTGTACCAATCATGCTCTTGCGAGGTTCTACAGGCTGTGGTATATAGTTTGGAATCTCAGCCTGGTTACTTTCTGTTCCCCTCATGCTTCTCTGATGTTCTACAGGCTGTGGTATATATTTTGGAATCTCAGCCTGGCTCCTTCCTGTACCCATCATGCTCTTGCAAGGTTCTACAGGCTGtggaatatattttggaatcTCAGACTGGTTACTTCCTGTTCCCCTAACGGTCCTCTGAGGTTCTACAGGCTGTGTGATATATTTTGGAATCTCTGATGGTCTACTTCTTGTTCCCATCATGCCCCTGTGAGGTTCTACAGGCTGTGGGATATAATTTGGAATCTCAGACTGGTTACTTCCTGTTCCAATTATGCTTTTTTGAGGTTCTATAGGCTGTGGGATATATTTTACAGGATCATGAATTAAGGGACGGTTTTGATTACTATGTACTGCTGCAGTAGGAATGATTGAATTTTTGCACTTTATATTAGTAACATTGATGTTCGTGTCACCATTTTTAACATCTACTGAGACAGGTGCTTCAACTTCTGAATTTGGCAAAGGAGGTTGGTATTGcttaattgtttctttttcacAACTCCTATTACTCTGACCATCCCCATTTGGTATACTTTGCCTTAGAAGTGTTGTTGGGTCAACTTGAGGAACATTCATTCCCATCATTCCCCCTGTTGCCATAGCAATATTCATGGCCGCCATCTGCTGTTGTTGTAGAGAATATGCTAGTATTGGTGAAGCAGACATGAGAGGATTTTGTAACATTGGTAATAAGCCTGGTAAAAGTGGCATATTGGCTAATGGCATCATTCCAGTGGCATTGGTATTGCCACTAGATAAAAACTGCAAATAGGCATGAGCAAGATGTGGAGGAAGTCCTAAAGGAAGATTCATTGAGGCAGACGACATGTTTAAACCTGCCATAAGACCTGATAAATCCTGTTGAGAAGTAGTTGGCAATTCTTTACTCGTAGATGAAGGTTGTTTTATTGTTGGTTCTTCATGTTTCAGAGGATGGTTTGCATGTTTGACACTGCTGGGAATGGGAGGACAAATCTTTGAATTCTGTCTGTGTGGAATGTGAGGTAAGCGAGGTAACCGACAAGAAGGTAACTCAACATCTTCTTCCGAGCTTGTTGACAAGTTTTTAAGAACAGGTAGCCTGTggtcaaaattttcatttacattttgtcCTGGAATTGTCGTTTTAGGTTGATCACTTAGTACCtgttcatttttcaattcaacATTTTGCATCATTGGTTTGGTATTAGATGGTGTTACAACAGCAGAGAGATCTTCTTCCCAACTCTCTCCACTGGTTCCCTGTTTGATTGTCTTTCCAGTACAATCAGACATAATGTTTCTTTGTTTGATCACAGTCTTAACGTCACAGCTTGGAAAGCTTACAGGTTCTTGTTTCTCAAATGAACAGGATATctcaatattctttttttcttgcaaagataaatgaacatttttattaatgactTTACCATCCCAATTTTCAATGCAAGTTTGTTGTTTTTCAAGTGAATTCTGAACAATTGGATTTGTCTTTTGAATATCTGAGTGTTTACTCATTGACAATTGCTGAGTTTTAACTTCTGATTTCTCTGATGATGTGTCAGAGCAAAAGACATGTGGCTTTGTATTGGCAAATtgtgttgaattttgaatattagTTGTAGCTCCAATATTCATATGATTTTGTGGAATTCTTGGAATATCATCTGCTATTCTAATACTactattttctgataaaactgATGGAACTGATTTATTATTAACAGATCCTATGCTCCAGTGTTCCTCAGATGCACTGTTGCCATTATTTATTAACCCACTGCGGTTTTCAGATCTGGAAGAGACCTGTTTGCCATCCATAATGGACTCTCTGTTCCATTGTGTTTCCCAAGTCTGGTTCCTGTTATTTGTACAGATTTCTGTCTTATTTCCTGGTCTGGTAGAGCCACAGCTCCAGTTTTCTGGTGAAGCTTGTTTAATATCATCCACAAAACCTGACACCCAATTTTCATTTAGATCTAATTTTGTCCTTTGCTGTTCCATGTATTCTGGTTTACTTACTGTTTTCATAGGTTTCTGTTTGTATCTTTGTTGTCTAGGGACTGCATCTGTTCTATCATAAAAGGACTGATTTTTGTCAGGAACATTGGCATCATAGTCACCTTTATGACCGACAGAACTTGACCCTATGCCCCATTTGTCATCAGTTACTAAATCCCAATCTTCATCTCCCTTTTGGTGTACTTCATTAGATGTGTTTTTTGTCCATGCATTTGATGTCTGATCTTTCTCAGTTGTATTCACACCTACTGTGGATAATCTATGTGAAAGTGTTTGCTGAATGCATTTATCTCCTGATCCATTTGAAGGTGAAATAATAGGTGACCTTGGTTTCAGACTGCATGATTTCCTTGAAATGCCTTCATCTGTACTTTTTTTGGTTTGCTCTTTAGCATTTTTACtccatttaacatatttttcaataGTATTCGGTATTTTAGGTGATATATCCAGCTCCTGAATCTCTTCTGTCCAATCCTCATCATAGTGTACTGGCTTTTCTGTTggtattttaattttcagatttgGTTGCAAGTTGTTGTAGTTAGTTTCcaatattttattcaccctTTCAGGTGGATCTGTATATCTGACATCCTGTTTAACAACTTCACTTGATAAATTTGAGGTAACAACTGATGTCCATTTGTTGCTTGGTGGTTTTAAAGGTAAAACATTTTCAGGCTTATGTGTTCTGAAAGTAGAAAAAGAAGAGCATTAGAAAGTTCTGAATGTTTACAAGGAAATACAGTGAATTTACAAAGTATTGCTTGCATATTTTATTGCTGTTATGATGATAGATTTTAATCAAgatcaatttataaacaaaatcaataaaccAAGAGATCTAAATATTTAAGAACGAGTACACAAAATCATATTGAGCCAAgcagatgttttttgtttgttgactTTCatgattgtttaaaatttatgtcttgattgattaaaaaaaaaattaataattgtgATTGGGTAGTTTTTACTCCTGAATTGtgcttgtattttttatttgtatttacttgGTGGTTCACATTTTTTGATATGTGGTTGTTGTATTTGACTTGGTGTTCAGATCATTTCTTGGATAAgcttttttttatgatgatttGCTAAGCAATAACATTctggaaagaaataatattcTAGTCCATTGTATCAAGcttttatcaatatttctgtattttcaaagaagtaaaataacttttattcccatttcaattcaattcaattaaaaactttatcaagtcgatattcatattttatttgctaatAAAATATTCAAGTTCTGGACACCCCGATAGAATTCACCAAATTGAAAATGGAGATGACAATATTGCCACTAAGCTAAACAATATCCCTGATTTATATCAAAGACATTGTTGGACATTTTGAAAGTTAGTAAAATATACTTcaacatatgttttttatgttaGTATACCTTTCTTGTTTACTTTCCTCTATCTGTCTTTTAAGCTGATCTGGTATGAATTCTTTGCTTGCCATCTGTTGACGATatctacaaatagaaaaaatttCCAATGAAGTAAGATTATTTGTGTGGATTTTTCTGCCCATCAAAAATTACTTATTTTGAGTAAGTCTATGGCCACCTGTAACAAAATCTTTGTTTGATATCGCCTACCCATGCTTTGTATGGTTGTGTAGgtagatatggatatttttaaaatttgaaatgatttgttTTCACATTTCACTCCTGGTTTTTAGTGAAGTTCTTGTTGTTTcgtatttattatttataactgttgatataaatgtcatttggttttgtgagtctttgtttactccttggttttgattgttattgtgtTTTTGCCATAATTTTTGTTTGGGTGTGGAGGTGGGCAACATGAATCAACTCAAAAAAAATTTCAGACTTAAAGAAATCATAACCAAACATAGAATGTCAGGAATTCATATGCCTATGCACTGAACCTATATTACTAATCAAAGCTCATATCTAGATCTCTCAATTTGAGAACATGAAATTAGCGATTTTAGATGTTTGTGTTGATACGGCAACAACACCACCAACCAGGAGATTATTTTAACtactgtaaattaagaaattattgtgatgttttaaatattgcGAAAAAATGCGACAGGGTTATAATCAGAATAAtcccattttaattttttttatatgaattgaacggcattttttcttttaagtgttctaaatgaaatatttagggtaaaaacaatcatttttttaagttgaagcGGACAATGTAAAATTTCCGCGAACCTGTATGCTTTATTGAggtcataaataaaactctacAGAAACCCATTGTCAATGTCATAAACAAATTGATATACAGTCAGTGACATATGAATATAcagtcaatgcaatttgactgctcaTATAGGACAGCTGCAGTATGTATTGCTATAGGACATCAATCATACTTTCTCCTTTCTTCGTCCTGTCTAGCTGTCATTTGACTCATTTCTAAGACTTTCCGTAACATTTCCTCTTCCTCCTCATTAGATGATGGTATGGGTAACCTAGTGGCCTCTTGTTGTCTGAATCTCTCAGCCCAAACATTAGTCGTAGGTGCTGGTGGTGGTGAACTGGCAATCTTCAATACTTTAACTGAAGTAAAATAATTACAATGTCAAACTAGAAGGCTGATTTAATTTACCACATGGTCAAGGCATAGAGAGGTATCagtacaatttttaaacatgtttactaataaatatcaacaaatcAGATATATGTAATAACCTCTTTACATATGGCTGCAATATTCACTCGATATTTCAAGCCAGCTTTCTATCAGAACATTTTGAGGGATGGCAATAACTTTTGTAAAGACAATGAACTACATCATAGTTTACAATATGCATGATATGGTCTCATTGCTTGTTTCAGGTGGGGTTCATGTCtctcaatctttagttttcaatgcaGCATTTCTtgttggaaattattttttcgtAGTTTTACTTTTTGGTCATGGCTTGTTCAGTTATTTTGACTTATGGGTGTTTTTTTGCCCTATTAGTATTTATTTGTTCTCAATTTTTAGAAAGTTATTTAACTAAAGTATTTAGCATTATAAAAGACGGAGACTGTCTAGAATTGAGGACTTGGCCAATGTTTAGACTGGGGCCTTTCACCAATCGTTCGTCCCATTATTTTAGAATTCAATAGGAAGTCATGAACAGAATCTACAATTCTACACTGATACAAATTGTtctcaaacaaagtttaaatatAGACAACATTTGAGATAAATAAATccaattacctggctgtgttggTTTCTCATACCATTTCATTGTAGGCTGAggttgtgaagatttcagtggTTTTGTCCtgaaatgttcaaaaatttaaaattaacgtttttcaacaaaacagttccataaatacattcattaacaaacattaaattattgtcattttaattgtcaCTGAATAATGCTTAATAAGATTAAGCTTTCAACTCTTTAgacttaaatatttcaaatctatATGTCTCAATATTCATATCAAATAATTGGTTGGATATTCTAAAATTGTCAGATCTTCACATATTTTGATCATGTTCAACACTAGACtctaccaaaaaatatcaatagttaAACAAGGAGATGTCTGCTTTGGAATGTGCATTTAAATATGGTTATCATAACTTCATCTAAATACTGTAATACTTACACAACAAATGTTATGCCAATTacaagttgttgttttttaaaggaaaacaaCTAAAATCTTAAATGTCTAGTCaccatttttaaacaattataagtttGTAACATAAAGATAATAGGTTTACAAATTtatattactttatttatttatttattttctttatagaaTTCACTAACAAAATGTTGTGATGACTTGCTatgagttgtctcccttataaATCCtaacatttgtccatttgttcaATCTTAGAAACAACTTCCTAGACAATGAGAACACTAAATGAACTCATTAAAGGATACCATGCCCTCCACCAAAagtaaaacacataaaaaaaaaaaattacttgcagggtttaaaaaattaattaaagaaaacaacaaaaactttaaaaagagtATGCAATTCATATttacatacctgccaactgtcactatttgagggggatttcccccatgaaAGCTACCAAATGTAAAtgtgaaggcccccttgaaggttttttttaggACTTTAAGAGCCCTCTCGCACACAAAACcgccatgggcattttgaaaagttggcaggtatgtatTTTCAGATTTCTAATTGGTAAGGACTCACAAATGGTCTTTCAAATGGAAGCAATTATTAAATACTACCATTAAAATTTGTTGGCAAGTGGAGTTTATACAAGGGAATTATGAAACACTTGTCCGTCATTTTAGGCAATCAAAGAAGTTCAGATCAAGATAGAGATACTGCTGTCTTCTGAAATTACACTTGtttatgatttttgatttttgggtGTTTTAATGCCCTTTTTTATACTATTTCGTGgcagccagtttttattggtggaggaagctggaGTGCCTGGAAAAAAACATCAACCTACGATAGGAAAACGGACAACCtttgtcaattaagattgga comes from the Mytilus trossulus isolate FHL-02 chromosome 3, PNRI_Mtr1.1.1.hap1, whole genome shotgun sequence genome and includes:
- the LOC134710190 gene encoding uncharacterized protein LOC134710190, with translation MALNLAEGRKKYLSVLGLQNDASNEDIKKKYKKLALQHHPDKNPDDPGATETFQRLSQAYFQLTRKYAVNRIVGGCCQSCGCQYCYETDDEEEDFTDEDLEEDDEESYASWFFRKLFVDVFGDFVFQRRFQSRKKPKSQRFTREEEEEDSFFDFIYKKYRDDDEEDFITEEDLKKFHSYDDWLKDRDPKKKPNQRTRKARKKLKMKSDKPKTISKKQQLAEQHRREKEMKEISEELKNKLKKNEATNQNLKNAASSQKNNGIDDAEIMKEVEMQLKENRKNELQSSKITTESTNNKKKKRKALKEIKKQIKEDAIKTLKRDIEKEKSPVPTASTKTDLFGSLNNDLNIKQMGNPAGDRETREQDVKSSILQSAIFGTTPPVNVNKSDKKAELLQRHLKQYNELMKVQPVRHTEKQLTEERIKEKNKQLQKQHKELMELRNTDQIKVDNSLSKRMDDSVEVEFARMKREHLRKQQEMERKRNEEEIKEIQQKKTKPLKSSQPQPTMKWYEKPTQPVKVLKIASSPPPAPTTNVWAERFRQQEATRLPIPSSNEEEEEMLRKVLEMSQMTARQDEERRKYRQQMASKEFIPDQLKRQIEESKQERTHKPENVLPLKPPSNKWTSVVTSNLSSEVVKQDVRYTDPPERVNKILETNYNNLQPNLKIKIPTEKPVHYDEDWTEEIQELDISPKIPNTIEKYVKWSKNAKEQTKKSTDEGISRKSCSLKPRSPIISPSNGSGDKCIQQTLSHRLSTVGVNTTEKDQTSNAWTKNTSNEVHQKGDEDWDLVTDDKWGIGSSSVGHKGDYDANVPDKNQSFYDRTDAVPRQQRYKQKPMKTVSKPEYMEQQRTKLDLNENWVSGFVDDIKQASPENWSCGSTRPGNKTEICTNNRNQTWETQWNRESIMDGKQVSSRSENRSGLINNGNSASEEHWSIGSVNNKSVPSVLSENSSIRIADDIPRIPQNHMNIGATTNIQNSTQFANTKPHVFCSDTSSEKSEVKTQQLSMSKHSDIQKTNPIVQNSLEKQQTCIENWDGKVINKNVHLSLQEKKNIEISCSFEKQEPVSFPSCDVKTVIKQRNIMSDCTGKTIKQGTSGESWEEDLSAVVTPSNTKPMMQNVELKNEQVLSDQPKTTIPGQNVNENFDHRLPVLKNLSTSSEEDVELPSCRLPRLPHIPHRQNSKICPPIPSSVKHANHPLKHEEPTIKQPSSTSKELPTTSQQDLSGLMAGLNMSSASMNLPLGLPPHLAHAYLQFLSSGNTNATGMMPLANMPLLPGLLPMLQNPLMSASPILAYSLQQQQMAAMNIAMATGGMMGMNVPQVDPTTLLRQSIPNGDGQSNRSCEKETIKQYQPPLPNSEVEAPVSVDVKNGDTNINVTNIKCKNSIIPTAAVHSNQNRPLIHDPVKYIPQPIEPQKSIIGTGSNQSEIPNYIPQPVEPHRGMMGTRSRPSEIPKYITQPVEPQRTVRGTGSNQSEIPKYIPQPVEPCKSMMGTGRSQAEIPKYIPQPVEHQRSMRGTESNQAEIPNYIPQPVEPRKSMIGTGGSQAEIPYYIPQPVEPRKSMMRTGSSQAEIPKYIPQPVESRKSTEIPSYSKTPYDLQRKKDQVQAVQDMLSGLRKQPSSLLENSDLDPRPF